From Spirochaetales bacterium:
CGTTGTAAAGGTCATTGACGATGCGGAGTTTCGGCGGGGCGCAGGCGACCTGCGTCCATGCGGAAGCACCCGAGTCATTGATCGCGCGAATCCTGTAGCCCGGCCATGTTTCACTCAGGGAATTGTGTGAGAAATAGGTCGAATTCGCCGCCGTTTGGGTTACCGTCACCCACGATCCCGAAATCCGGGGATCTTCCCGCTGGATCTCGAACGCGGTTTCATTCGACGAATTGTCGGTCCAGTTGAGGCGGATCGAGGTCGGGCTGTTGGCGGTGACGGAGAGGTTCGACGGTGAGGCCGGAGCCGATACGGGTGTCGCGGTCGGGAGAGCCGTCGGAACCGGCGTCGATACCGGTAACGGCGTGGCCGTCGAAACGGCGGTGGATGACGGGGTCGCCGTCGGTACGGATGTCGATACCGGAGTGGCTGTCTGAAGCGGGGGCAATGTGGGATCGCCGCCCGTAATCGTGACGGACAATACTTGAGTATCCGAGGCCCCGCCCTCATCGGTTACTTCGAGCAGAACGACAAACAAACCGGCGGCATCCGCCGTGAAACCCGCGTTCACTGTATTCCTGCCCGCGATATCGTTATCGCCGAGCGCCGAGTTTGAGGGTGTTTCCTGAAACGACCACCGGTAGCCGGTAATTTCACCGTCCGGGTCGCGGCTGCCGGCTGCTGAGAGTGAAATATATTGTCCCGCCTGACCCGTTTGAGGAGAAGCTTCGGCCGCGGCCTCCGGCCTCATGTTTTTAATCTCGGGACATCCCGTCAATAAAACCGCAAGGAGTAACGCACTCCATAAAAAATACGCATACATTTTTGAAGATTTTTCCATTCTCTTTCCTCCATCGACATTATGAGTCCGCATATTGCATGCGCGACAACATACATAATGCGGAGGAGGAAAGAACTACTCACTTTTTTATCAGAATAAATACATTCGGCCGTGAAGTAACCGTAAAAACACGGAGAACAGCGGTCAAATTATACATTGATATGAACGTAAAGGCGGAACCAAATCCGGACGTTTCTTTAATAAATGAAACACGCAGGCGGAAGGTCGTTATCTACTATATTATTCTTCCTTGAATAAATCAACGACTTCCTTTGCCGATCTTGATGCGATCAAGGTCGAACAAAATGCGTCGGAGCGGGCCATACGGGCTATTTCCGCCAGCGCTTCGATGTGCGGGCCCGATTGATCCGGGGGGGCGAGCAGCATAAAAAAAAGATACGACGGCTTTTCGTCGATTGCTTCAAAATCCACACCGGAAGGCTTGATCCCGATCGCCATTGTAAGGGTCGAAACCTCCCCGCACTTGGCGTGGGGTACGGCGATTCCTTTTTCGAGCCCCGTGCTTCCCTGTTCCTCCCGCCTGATGATCGCATTATAGGCGGCATCTCCATCGTTGATCCTGCCCGCATCAACCAGAATTTTGATAAGTTCCCTGATAATATCATGCTTGTTTTCCGAAACAAGAGGAACTTTTACCACATCTTCGGTTATCAAGTCGACTAATGCCATGACCTTATTCCTTCCTTGAACGCATAACACCACCCCGTCCTCTTTCGATTGAAACCCGGAGCGGAAAGCGCTGTATACTCACCGATTTATTTTCCCGAAACCCGAGACGATAAAAACTCACACGCTATAAGATTACAAACAATCGTTTCAATGTCAAGTATCCGTCATACCAGCTTGTCAAAGATTTCCCATACGCGATCTTCATCCTTGACGATGAGAACCGAACAGGGAACATTGCGCATGGCCCGTTCCGATTCATTGTACAATTCGTCCCGTCTGCTTCTGATGCGCGACAGCTCGCCCAATACGAGAAGATCTATATCGAGTTCGGCGATTTTATTCTTGATTTCCTGATGAACCGTCCCGCTGACATTCAATGTCTCGATGACAAGTCCTTTCCGGCGCGCAAGATTTCTGACATGCGTGAGGTATTTTTCAGCATCGGCCTCGATATCCCTTCGGTATTCGTCCTGTTCTTCACTCAAAAATATCCGTGATTTTACCAGATCGCTCAATGCCCTTGTATTGACGACATAGAGTGCAAACAATTGCGCCCCGGTCGCCCTGCAAAGACAGATGGCATATTGCGCGGCAGTAATTGTTTGTTCTGTCCCGTCAATATACACAAGGATTCTTTTTACAGGTCCGTCCATATGCTTCTCCTCTCAAGCGATGTATTCCGATGCCGAACATCCCGTTGATACCGGCGATTGCATGTTCCGGCGGTACCTCTCCAAATATTCGAATTATCCGTTACTGTTTTCCCGATCCTTTTTTTCTTCCAACCGCCTTTTTACCATTTTCATAAGCACGAACATATCGCGTTCATTTTCTTCAAGCCGATTTTGTATATAAGACACACTCTCCCTGAGGTCCGGAATGGCGATTTTCTCGAGTGCATTCACCTTGCGAATGGTCTTTCGTACCTCATTGGCGAGCCGGATAATCGATATTTTCAGTTCCGCAAGACGCCCCATGACTTTGAGGGCCTCCTTGAATTCGGAAAGCGAACTGTCTATCCAGAAACTCGTTCCCGCGGGACTGTAAAAAGGGGCGTACTCTTTGAAAGAGGTTTCGACGACCGGAAGGGGTACCCCCATAATTCGCCGTTCCCGAATAATAATAGTCGTCTCGACATTCACCGCGCTCGAAAGATTGAAAACTTTCAGTTTTCCCATATTGAGTACGGCCTCTTCGAGGGTTCTGTATGCGTGCTGAAGGGCTTTCTCGACCCTTTCCTGAAAATCGACCGCCTGATCCACGAGGTTGAGAAGTTCGATTACTAAAATATTACGCTTCTGATCGAGCAACTCGTAACCGAGTTGGGCGAACTTGAGTTCATGTTTGAGCTTTATGAGATTTGTCTTTGTCGGCGCGATATTCTGCATATGCGTTCTCTTTCGTTACCCGTAATATTTCTCCAGTTCTTCTTCCGTCACCCTGTGCAGTTCCTCCGCCGGCAGCTTGCGAAGCACTTCCCACCCAAGATCGAGGGTTTGTTCGATCGGTCTGTCTTCATTCATGGTTTGTGAAATAAACCGGCGTTCGAAAGCGTCACCGAACTCGAGATACTGATGGTCGAGCGGCGTCAGTTCTTCTTCTCCGATAACCGAAGCCAGATTCCGCACATCCTTGACATAACTGTAGGCGGCAAAAAGCTGGCTTGCCAGATGGGGATGATCCGACCGTGTCATTCCCTCCCCGATTCCGTCTTTCATGAGCCTTGAAAGCGAAGGAAGCCCCGCGACCGGCGGATAGATATTCCGCGCATACATTTCACGTTCAAAAACGATCTGGCCCTCGGTAATATATCCCGAAAGATCCGGAATGGGATGAGAAATATCGTCATTCGGCATGGTGAGAATGGGAAGCTGCGTAATCGAGCCCTTGTAGCCGGTCAGCATACCGGATCGTTCATAAATTTCCGCGAGATCGGAATAGAGGTACCCGGGATATCCCTTTCTTGAAGGTATTTCTCCCCGGATCGTGGAAATTTCCCGCAACGATTCGCAATAGTTCGATATATCGGTCAGAATGACCAGTACATGCATGTCTTCGTTAAAAGCGAGGTGTTCGGCAAGAGTAAGCGCGGTCCGCGGCGTTATCAACCGTTCGATTGAAGGATCGTCGGCAAGTGAAAGGAAAAGCGCGACATTCGGAAGAACCCCGCTTTCTTCAAATGAACGAGTAAAAAACCGGGCGACATCGTGTTTTACTCCCATGGCGGCAAAGATAACGGCGAACTCCGTCAGGCCGCTTTTTATTTTTGCCTGCCGTGCGATCTGGGCGCCGAGTTCATTGTGGGGAAGCCCGTTGCCGGAAAAAATGGGGAGCTTCTGGCCGCGGATAAGTGTGTTCATCCCGTCAATGGCGGAAATTCCCGTCTGAATGTAATCGCGGGGATATTCACGGGAGGTCGGATTGATCGGCTTGCCGTTCACATCGAGTTCCGTATCGCTGACCGGTTCCGGCCCGCCGTCGATCGGTCTGCCGAGTCCGTTGAACACACGTCCCAGCATCTTTTTCGTCACACCGATCGAAAGCGGCCGGCCCCTGAAGCGTATCCGCGTGCTCGGCATGGTAAGACCGGCGGTCCCTTCGAATACCTGGACCACCACCACATCGTCCGCCGTGTCAAGGACCAGTCCGTAGCGCATGTTGCCGTCCGAATCGATACATTCGACAAGTTCCCGGTATCCGACGGGATGGGTGTTTTTGACAAAAAGCAGGGGACCGTCTATCCTGTCGACACCGATGTATTCCCTGCCCGCGAGGAGTTTTTTTTCTGTTTCATGCAGTTTTGAGGGTTCACGCATAAATCGACTCCAGTTGATCGAGGGATCGCTCCAGACGGGAGGTGAGTTTATCGAATGAGGAAAGCTCTTCATTCGCAATGGTAAGTTTCATTTTAATGATATCCTGAAGCACCTTCATCCGTTTGAGTTTCACGAGTGTGACTCCCCGCCTGATGGCATCGGCACCCCTCCTGTAAAATGTAACGATGATATGAAGCATTTTCATCTGTTTGAGCGGTACCGAATACCGGTCGATATCGTCGAACGCGTTCTGCTGGAGAAAAGCGATCTTGAAAAGATTACAGACTTCGAGAATAAAGCGCTGGCTGTCGGGAAGCGCGTCCGGACCGACAAGCTTGACCACCTGCTGCAGCCGGACCTCTTTCTGGAGGAGTTCCATCATTTCCGTCCTGTCTTCCCACCAGCTGGTCCCGACTTCCTGCTCCCACCATACGGCCGCTTCTTTCAGGTATTCGCTGTAACTGTCGAGCCACGAAATCGCGGGGTAATGCCGCGCATTTGCCAGCTGGCGGTCGAGTGCCCAGAAACACCGGACAAAGCGTTTCGTGTGCTGGGTCACGGGTTCTGAAAAATCACCGCCGGGCGGGGATACCGCGCCGATGAGGGAGACCGAACCCTGTTCACCGCTGAGGGTTTCCATGTACCCGGCGCGTTCGTAAAACTCGGCTATACGCGTCGGCAGATAGGCGGGAAAACCTTCTTCCGCCGGCATTTCCTCCATCCGCCCCGAAAGCTCCCGCAGCGCCTCCGCCCAGCGGGACGTCGAATCGGCCATGACCGCTACATGGTAACCCTGGTCGCGAAAATATTCGGCAAGGGTGACGCCGGTATAGATACTCGCCTCCCGCGCCGAAACCGGCATGTTTGAGGTGTTCGCGATCAAAATGGTCCGGCTCATGATGCTTTCACCGGTTTTCGGATCGATCAGCCGGGGAAATTCGGTAAGGACATCCGTCATCTCGTTCCCTCGTTCACCGCACCCGATATAGACGATCACTTCCGCATTGCACCACTTTGCGATCGCGTGCTGCGTCATGGTTTTCCCTGTTCCGAAACCGCCGGGAATCGCCACCGTCCCCCCCTTCACGACGGGGAAAAGGGTATCGATGATCCGCTGTCCGGTAATCAGTGGAATCTCCGATGCCAGTCTCATCTCAACCGGCCGCTGCTTTCTGATAGGCCACCGGTGCATGAGAAAAAGCTGTGTCTTCCCATGGGTGGTTTCGATGAGGCCGATTGGTTCTTCCACCGTGTACTCGCCTTCCGGCGCAAGCGAAACAAGCGTTCCCCCGGAATCGGGCGGAACGAGGATCTTCTGTGTTATCGTGACGGTCTCCTGGACCGTCCCGATGACAGCCCCACCTGAAAGCCGTGTCCCCGTTTCTATTCGGTGGGGAATAAAACGCCACTTCTTTTTTCTATCGAGGGACGGCAGCCGTACCCCCCGTTCGATGAAGCGCTCGGTCAGTTCCCTGATCTTTTCCAGGGGCCGCTGTATGCCGTCATAGATGGTACCGATGAGTCCCGGACCCAATTCCACGGATAGGGGCATCCCCGATCCGTAAATATTATCTCCCGGCGCGATTCCGGTCGTATCTTCGTAAACCTGGACAACGGCGTTATCCCCTTCGAGCTTCACGATCTCACCGACGAGCCGTACTTCGCCGACCCGCACGAGTTCGAGCATCTGTGCGTCCGTAACCCCCCCGGCCACGATGACCGGACCATTGACCCTTTTAACCCGGCCGACAATACGTTCGTTCATGACACTCGCCCCCCGTCCCTGAATGAATACCCGGCTTTCGATTCCCGTCGAAAACAGGCCGGTCTCCCGGCCACGGCGCGGTTGCCGCGGATTACATCGTCTTTCATCGTATTATACTTCCCCTGAAAATGCTTCATGTATTTTCCTTCTTATTTCCGGCCCGTAGCGGAGAAGACGGGTGGGAACCTGGTTGTTGAACGCGGTTTTACCGTCTTCGGCGACAAGGACGACGCCCTGTGCAAGGGCCGGTTCCTCTTTCGACATCGAAAGCGCAACGTTCCTGCCGGTTATTTTTTTAATTTCGGCCTCGGCATCACGGAGGAGCTTCTCGTCGAGCGTTTCCTTCTCCCGTGATGAGGTATTCACGCGGGCAGATGATGTATTCAGACCGATCGCCGCTTCCGTGATCCAGCCGATAAGGACATCCCGGTAACCGGGGCCGCCGATCATCGCATAAAGGGCTTTTTTCACTTCGTCGATCGCCCGTGAAATGATATCTTCCCTTACCCGGAGTTCGATCCGCCGTTTTTCAACGGCAATCGCGGCTTCCATATTTCTCTTCACCAAAGCCGCCTGTTCGTCCCCCTTTTTTTGGGCCTCATCCATTATCTGCGACGCCTTGGCTTCCGCGGCGGCAAGGCGCTCCTTGACGTAAGCCCGTGCATCCGAAAGAATTTTATCGGCTTCTTTTATGGCGTCTTCCCGGATCCCCTGAATGAGTTTATTTTTTCCTCTGTCCTCTTCGATTTTTTCCATAACCGCCTTCTCTTACAGCTTGATACCGATTGCCATGTTCACCATCTCTCGAATTCCGGGCTTTCCCGCGACCGGCCCTTTTCTGTCCTGTATTTCAACGATGAGAGGGAACTTTTCAGTGAAAAGATAGCGGTCGACAAGGGGCCTGATCAACTCCGCGATGCGTTCGGTTATGATGACAATACCAACGTCCGTTTCCTTTAGCGCCTCATTGAAGGCATCTTCCGCCTCCCTCCCATTCGTCACCACCGCTCCCCTGACGCCGACCATCCCGAAGCCCAGGACCGTATCCTCGTCACCGATAACAAAGTACTTCATGCACGCCCTTTGCCTATACCTTGTTCAGGATCATAAGCGCGGTAATAAACCCGAATACGACGATACCGTCGGCAAGCGCGATAAAGAGTAATGCCTGCATGGCAATTTCGGGCCGCTCACCGATCGCGCCCATGGCGGCCGCACCGATATTGGCGATAGCGATACCCGCCCCGATAGCACCGAAGCCGAAAGCGACCGCCGCGGCGATGAGGGCGAACGGCATGGAATTCGACGTTACTCCCGTCCCGGCCGCGCTTTCCGTTCCCTGCGCAAAGGCGCCCGTGAGGCTCCCGAAGAAGGTCATGACAATAACGATCAAAAGAATTATTTGACTCCACGCTATCTTTTTCTTTAACATCCTTTTCTCCATTTTTTCCTCCACAAAGTAGTTAACGGCTTCGAAGTGAAACCGGTGAATACATTGTTCCTTTACCGGTAAAATATTTGGTAAAAAACTCATAGTAATTGAGACGCAGCGACTGTATCCCGGCCACGAGGCCCTCCAGCCCGATCACCATGATATTTCCGATAACAAGAATGATAATCGACAATACCGAATAGTTGCCCGGCCCGCCCGCGGCCCCTTCCGCCATCTGAATAAAAGCGCCCATCAGACTCACATGGGCGATCCCGAATCCCGCCACCCGCAGAAAGGAGAGGGTATTGGACAGGTAGCTGCTGAATATTTCGAGCATTTCCACGAACCACTCGATGAAAAAATCGAAAATCATAAAGGGGCCGAACTTCTTCGACGGGTCATGCTTACGGTGCCTGACAAACTCGATCGGCGGTTTCAAGAGAAAAAGGACCGCGGGAAGTCCCATACCGAAAAAAAGAATCCAGGGGGAGGGCGCCTCCTTGAAGCTGTGCTCGAGCAGGAATTTCGTCACATAGATGCCGGCAAAATACATCAGGCCGCCGACAATCCCCGTCTTGTCGAGAATCAGCCTGAACCACTTTCGTTTTGCTGCGAGATTGATCCAGTTGATCAGCAGTCCCACCGTGATGACGGCGACGCCGAAATAAATCGTGATGGCGAGAATATCGAAGATCGAATGAATGAGTCCTTTCGCCGGATCGTGCCCCATGACAATTCCATGGTAATCGAACCATAGCGGCCTGAACAATTGCATGCCGAAGTACGAGTTGAAGAGAAACCCCGTCACAATGGCCGCACCCCCGCACCAGGCGATAAGCTTGAGCAGGTTTTTGACATCGTCATGAGGCCCCCGGTAAAAAATGGCCCCAAAAATGCCGAAGAGGGCGATGATGACACCCTGGCCGACATCGGCGAACATGAGACCGAACATACACATATAAGCGACGGCGACAAAAGGAGTGGGATCGATCGTCCCGTATTCCGGGGTTGCGTAATTTTTGACGATCATTTTAAAGGGCGCGAGAAACGACGGGGTTTTCATTTCCACGGGAATCGAAGGTTCCTTTTTCTCCAATCGTTCGATCTCGACGGGAT
This genomic window contains:
- a CDS encoding PTS sugar transporter subunit IIA gives rise to the protein MALVDLITEDVVKVPLVSENKHDIIRELIKILVDAGRINDGDAAYNAIIRREEQGSTGLEKGIAVPHAKCGEVSTLTMAIGIKPSGVDFEAIDEKPSYLFFMLLAPPDQSGPHIEALAEIARMARSDAFCSTLIASRSAKEVVDLFKEE
- a CDS encoding universal stress protein, with product MDGPVKRILVYIDGTEQTITAAQYAICLCRATGAQLFALYVVNTRALSDLVKSRIFLSEEQDEYRRDIEADAEKYLTHVRNLARRKGLVIETLNVSGTVHQEIKNKIAELDIDLLVLGELSRIRSRRDELYNESERAMRNVPCSVLIVKDEDRVWEIFDKLV
- a CDS encoding V-type ATP synthase subunit A, whose product is MNERIVGRVKRVNGPVIVAGGVTDAQMLELVRVGEVRLVGEIVKLEGDNAVVQVYEDTTGIAPGDNIYGSGMPLSVELGPGLIGTIYDGIQRPLEKIRELTERFIERGVRLPSLDRKKKWRFIPHRIETGTRLSGGAVIGTVQETVTITQKILVPPDSGGTLVSLAPEGEYTVEEPIGLIETTHGKTQLFLMHRWPIRKQRPVEMRLASEIPLITGQRIIDTLFPVVKGGTVAIPGGFGTGKTMTQHAIAKWCNAEVIVYIGCGERGNEMTDVLTEFPRLIDPKTGESIMSRTILIANTSNMPVSAREASIYTGVTLAEYFRDQGYHVAVMADSTSRWAEALRELSGRMEEMPAEEGFPAYLPTRIAEFYERAGYMETLSGEQGSVSLIGAVSPPGGDFSEPVTQHTKRFVRCFWALDRQLANARHYPAISWLDSYSEYLKEAAVWWEQEVGTSWWEDRTEMMELLQKEVRLQQVVKLVGPDALPDSQRFILEVCNLFKIAFLQQNAFDDIDRYSVPLKQMKMLHIIVTFYRRGADAIRRGVTLVKLKRMKVLQDIIKMKLTIANEELSSFDKLTSRLERSLDQLESIYA
- a CDS encoding V-type ATP synthase subunit F, which translates into the protein MKYFVIGDEDTVLGFGMVGVRGAVVTNGREAEDAFNEALKETDVGIVIITERIAELIRPLVDRYLFTEKFPLIVEIQDRKGPVAGKPGIREMVNMAIGIKL
- a CDS encoding ATPase gives rise to the protein MLKKKIAWSQIILLIVIVMTFFGSLTGAFAQGTESAAGTGVTSNSMPFALIAAAVAFGFGAIGAGIAIANIGAAAMGAIGERPEIAMQALLFIALADGIVVFGFITALMILNKV
- a CDS encoding V-type ATP synthase subunit B, encoding MREPSKLHETEKKLLAGREYIGVDRIDGPLLFVKNTHPVGYRELVECIDSDGNMRYGLVLDTADDVVVVQVFEGTAGLTMPSTRIRFRGRPLSIGVTKKMLGRVFNGLGRPIDGGPEPVSDTELDVNGKPINPTSREYPRDYIQTGISAIDGMNTLIRGQKLPIFSGNGLPHNELGAQIARQAKIKSGLTEFAVIFAAMGVKHDVARFFTRSFEESGVLPNVALFLSLADDPSIERLITPRTALTLAEHLAFNEDMHVLVILTDISNYCESLREISTIRGEIPSRKGYPGYLYSDLAEIYERSGMLTGYKGSITQLPILTMPNDDISHPIPDLSGYITEGQIVFEREMYARNIYPPVAGLPSLSRLMKDGIGEGMTRSDHPHLASQLFAAYSYVKDVRNLASVIGEEELTPLDHQYLEFGDAFERRFISQTMNEDRPIEQTLDLGWEVLRKLPAEELHRVTEEELEKYYG
- a CDS encoding ATPase V encodes the protein MIFTTRMKHVIAVVLDRDADKVTRELLKAGLLHFVDVKEIRSDWNNKIDTVVPDVSRVRIGEIKKRIENFLTTVNESPPAREKLDISALKPANLDESDKILDKISDKLQGIRDRQQNIQQEILKLEDIRRQVDLFGDVSAGIRAHTKYSFLTIQTGTIPSSRLDDLSAALKEVPSVILHFNEENGRTNLLLITMKRDDSRIDNILDQYGWIDTELKEEMHGVKDDVIHDLETKIAGFEAEQKALREESTEMIRENLGVLKEMWSNLMLNELYFRIQAYFSKTARTVLFSGWLPASKQKAFEEEIRGVTGDRCYMQWSDPVEIERLEKKEPSIPVEMKTPSFLAPFKMIVKNYATPEYGTIDPTPFVAVAYMCMFGLMFADVGQGVIIALFGIFGAIFYRGPHDDVKNLLKLIAWCGGAAIVTGFLFNSYFGMQLFRPLWFDYHGIVMGHDPAKGLIHSIFDILAITIYFGVAVITVGLLINWINLAAKRKWFRLILDKTGIVGGLMYFAGIYVTKFLLEHSFKEAPSPWILFFGMGLPAVLFLLKPPIEFVRHRKHDPSKKFGPFMIFDFFIEWFVEMLEIFSSYLSNTLSFLRVAGFGIAHVSLMGAFIQMAEGAAGGPGNYSVLSIIILVIGNIMVIGLEGLVAGIQSLRLNYYEFFTKYFTGKGTMYSPVSLRSR
- a CDS encoding V-type ATP synthase subunit D, which encodes MQNIAPTKTNLIKLKHELKFAQLGYELLDQKRNILVIELLNLVDQAVDFQERVEKALQHAYRTLEEAVLNMGKLKVFNLSSAVNVETTIIIRERRIMGVPLPVVETSFKEYAPFYSPAGTSFWIDSSLSEFKEALKVMGRLAELKISIIRLANEVRKTIRKVNALEKIAIPDLRESVSYIQNRLEENERDMFVLMKMVKRRLEEKKDRENSNG